In Comamonas koreensis, the genomic stretch ATCAACAACCCCGAGCTGCGCCTGAACGGCCCCGACCACCAGATTGGCATCACGGCCAGCCAGCCGCTCTACCGCCCGGCCAACCGCATTGCGCTGGAACAAGGCAAATTGGGCGGCGATATCGCCCGGCTGCAGCTCGATGCCGCGAGCCAGGATTTGCTGGTGCGGGTGGCCCAGGCCTACTTTGATGTGCTGGCCGCGCAGGACAGCATGGTGTTTGTGCAGGCCCAAAAGGCTGCCGTCAAGGAGCAACTGGCCGCTGCCAAACGCAACTTTGATGTGGGCACGGCCACCATCACCGATTCGCGCGAAGCCGAGGCCCGCTATGACCTGGTGCGTGCGCAAGAGATCGCCGCCGAGAATGACCTGACCGTCAAGCGCCTGGCGCTGGACAATGCCGTGGGCACGCCTGGCAACCAGCCCTGGCCGCTCAAGCAACCGGTGCTGCTGCCGGCGACCACGCCCGACAATGTGCTGATGTGGGTGGACCAGGCCCAGAGCGAGCAGCCCCAGATCCGCATCGCCCAGTTGGCCACCACCAACGCCCGGCTGGACACCAAGAAGGCCGAAACCGGCCACCTGCCCACCATCGACCTGCAGGCCACTGTTGGCCGCCAGCTCTACCCCAAGGGCAGCATCACCATGCCCACCCATGGCTACAACGCCAACCAGGCCACCGTGGGCGTGGTGCTCAATGTGCCGCTGTTTGCCGGTTTCTCCGTGCAGAACCGGGTCAAGGAAACCCTGGCGCTGGAGAGCAAGGCAGAGGCCGACCTGGACAATGCCCGCCGCACCGTGGCGCAGAACGTGCGCAGCGCCTTCTTTGGCCTGCAGTCCAACGCCAGCCAGGTCAAGGCACTGGAAGCCGCCGAGGCATCGAGCCAGCTCGCGCTCGATGCCAACCTGACCGGCTACCAGGTGGGTGTGCGCATCAATATCGATGTGCTCAACGCCCAAAGCCAGCTCTACCAGACCAAGCGCGACCTGGCCCTTGCCCGCTACAACACCTTGCTGGGCCAGCTCAAGCTCAAGCAGGCGGCCGGCACCTTGGCGTTGAACGATATCGAGGTGCTGGACCGCAGCATGCTGACCAGCACGGCACCTGCTGCGGCAATCCCAGCTGCGCTGCCTGCAACCCAGCCCGCACGCTAAAGCGCTCCGCGCGCCTCGTTAGAGCCGCACAGCGCGCCATCAAGGCAGGATGCCAAACAAGGCCGGCCGCGCTGCATCCGAGGGCAATACGCAGGCGACATCATGGGCGCAGCCCGGCACGATGGACAGCGGCTGCGGGCGCACTGGCTGCAGCACCTGGGCCACATAGGCGGCATAGCCCTCCCCCCGCTGGCGGCGAAACGGCCCTTGCAGCATGGCAGCGCAAGATTTATCGAGCGCGCCATAGCTCGTGCCCTTGCCGGCATGGTTGTCGAGGGCACCTTCCAGATAGTGAATATCCGCCTGGCGGTAGCGCTCGCGCGCCTGCGCAGCGGCGGGCCCCAGGCTGGACGGCAGCGCCTGCGTGCCGTATTTCCAGTCGTGGTAGCCCGGGCAGGATGCCTCTTGAGGCAGTTGCATGCGGTAGTCGCAACCACCATCGCTGCAGGCCGCCCAGTCCACATCGCGGCCCGCGCGCTGGGGCTGCGGGCGCAGCGGATCAAAGTACAGCCAGGTGCCAGGGTCCGCAACGACATAGCGCAGCGATACACCGGCAGGCGGCTGCTGGGCAAAGCCGATGCTGCGCTGGAGCATTTGCCCACCGGCAGAAAACCCCGCCAAGGTGATGTGGCGCACGCTGGGCCAGCGCTGGTGGATATGGGCGACCAAGGCATCGAGCGCAGCAATGGCGTTGATCGGGGTCCTGCCCGCGCCAGCCTGGGAGTTTTGTCCGGCCAGCCAGCTGCCACAGGTCCACAAGGCATCACCCGGCTCCGGCGCAGGCGTGCCCTTGGTACGGCAGTGCTCGGCCTTGTCGCTGCCCACCTGGTAGAGCGGCGCAATGACCAGGGTCTCATCCAGGCGCCCCGCCTTGCGCGCGGCGTCCAGCGCGGCATTGAAGCTGCGGTTGGCATCGCGCGGGAAGCCATGCATGATCAAGAGCACCGTTTGCGGCCCGGCCGACCCGTCGGCCTTTTCGGCCTGCGGCGCCTGCGAGGCATAGAAATGCATGCGCCCGGCCTGGCCCGGCAGCGCAAAGCCTTGGAAACAGGCGTCTGAAGCCTGTTCGGTACAGGTCTGTGGTGCCGATGGTGGGGTGGGGGTGGATGGCGAGCTTGAAGCTGCCCAGCCACTGCCAGCGAGCAAGGCGGCCAGGCCAGCACCCAAAGCGAGTGTGTGAGCGGTCATATCGGTACGGTGGTAGTCCCAAAACCTGCCATCCTAGGCCTTGGTGGCCGAGTTGTGCAGCACCGGGGCGGGATTTACCTGGCAGCGACAGGCCCGATACATGAACGGCGTGGTGGACGGCGGTGCGCTGTAGCCTGCGCAGCGTGTGCACAAGCGCGCAAAAAACAAAAAACCTCTTGAACAGAACATTCAAGAGGTTTGTTGGTTGGTGGGTGATACATGGATCGAACATGTGACCCCTGCCGTGTGAAGGCAGTGCTCTACCGCTGAGCTAATCACCCCAGGCACGCCCCAAAGAGGCCTACCGAAACTAAATTGTGGTGGGTGATACATGGATCGAACATGTGACCCCTGCCGTGTGAAGGCAGTGCTCTACCGCTGAGCTAATCACCCCAAGCATGCCCCAAGGGACATACCGCAACGACGATGGATTGGTGGGTGATACATGGATCGAACATGTGACCCCTGCCGTGTGAAGGCAGTGCTCTACCGCTGAGCTAATCACCCAAAATCTCTCGCCGTCAAGCCCTCTATTATGACAGCAAATATTTGCTGGCTGTGAAAATTAGGCCAATTTTCTCCAAATAGTTTTGCCGCCACTGGATTTGTCCAGCTGCGTCAGCACCTCGTCGTGGGCGGCCAGCTCCGCCTCCGACGGCAGGATCACCGGCAGATCGAACTGTGCAAAATCCACCTTCTTGACCACCATGGCCGCGTTGGACTTGTTGTTCGATGCCATGCTCTCAGACGAGAGCAGCTGTTCCTGCCCGCGCGTCATGTTGATGTAGACGTCAGCGAGCAGCTCAACGTCGAGCAAAGCGCCGTGCAGGTCGCGGCCGGAATTGTCCACTTCCAGGCGGTCGCATAGCGCGTCGAGCGAGTTGCGCTTGCCCGGGAACATGTCGCGCGCCATCAGGAGCGAATCCAGCACACCGCTCACCATGCTGACCAGGGGCGGCATGCCCACCCGTTCGAACTCCTTGTTCAGGAAGCCCATGTCGAATGGCGCATTGTGGATGATCAGCTCGGCGCCTTCGAGGTAAGCCCGGATCTCTTCGGCTTTCTCGTGGAAACGCGGCTTGTCGGCCAGAAACTCGCTGGTGATGCCGTGCACGCGCAGCGCGTCTTCATGGCTTTCCCGGTCGGCATTGAAGTACAGATGCAGGTTATTGCCGGTGAGCTTGCGGTTGAGCAGCTCGACGCAGCCGAGCTCAATGACACGGTCACCATCGACGACTGACAGACCCGTGGTTTCCGTATCCAGAACAATTTGGCGCGACATCTACAGCTTCCTCGACTCAAAACACCGATTGTAAAAGCCGCTCGCACCCGCGCGCCCGGCCCAGCCCACGCTCAGTGGTTTTCCTTGGCGTGGTTGATCGAGTACTTGGGGATCTCCACGGTCACATCCTCGCGCGCCAAAATGGCCTGGCAGGACAGGCGCGACTGCGGCTCCAGGCCCCAGGCGCGGTCGAGCAGATCGTCTTCTTCCTCTTCGGAAGGGTCCATGGAGTCGAAACCCTGGCGCACGATCACGTGGCAGGTGGTGCAGGCCCGGCTCATGTCGCAGGCGTGTTCGATGTTGATGCCATTGTCCAGCAGCGCCTCGCAGATCGACGTTCCGGTGGGCGCCTTGATCTCGGCGCCTTGGGGACAGTATTCGGCATGGGGCAGGATTTTGATGATAGGCATGGGAATGAGATTCTTCTTGCTGTAGTCGGTTAAATGGATTGCACGTTCTTGCCGGCCAGGGCCTGGCGAATGCCACGGTTCATGCGCTCGGCGGCAAAGGCCTCGGTGCCCTTGGCCAGTGCATCGGTGCTGGCCTCGATCTCAGCGGCGCTCTCGCTGCTGGACAGGGCGCGGCGCAGCTGGTCCATCAGCGCATCGACCTGGCTGCGCTCGGCCTCGGCCAGCAGGTCGCCATCGGCATCGAGCGCACTTTGGGTAGCAATCAGCAGGCGGTCGCCATCAACGCGCGCTTCGACCAGCGCACGCGCCTGCATATCGGCCTGGGCGGTGCTGAAGCTGTCGCGCAGCATGTTTGCAATCTGGTCGTCCGAGAGACCGTACGAGGGCTTCACATCGATATGCGCCTCCACCCCGCTCACCAGCTCTTGCGCGCCCACGCTCAGCAGGCCATCGGCATCGATGGTGAAGGACACACGGATGCGTGCAGCGCCCGCCGCCATCGGCGGGATGCCGCGCAGCTCAAAGCGCGCCAGGCTGCGGCAATCAGCCACCAGATCGCGCTCGCCCTGCACCACATGGATGGCCAAGGCCGTCTGGCCGTCCTTGTAGGTCGTGAAGTCCTGGCCGCGTGCGGTCGGAATGGTTTCGTTGCGGCTGACGATGCGCTCGACCAGGCCGCCCATGGTCTCGATGCCCAGCGACAGCGGGATCACATCGAGCAGCAGCAGGTCGCCATTGTTGTCGTTGCCGGCGAGCTGGTTGGCCTGGATCGCGGCGCCCAGGGCCACCACCTCGTCGGGGTTCAGGTTGGTCAACGGTGGCTTGCCAAAGAAGTTGCCGACCGCCGTCTGCACCTGGGGCATGCGCGTCGAGCCCCCCACCATCACCACGCCTTGCACCTCGTCCTTGGCCAGCTGGGCATCGGCCAGCGCGCGGCGCACGGCCGTCAGGGTGCGGGCCGTCAAGGCTTGCGTGGCCGCATCAAAATCGGCCCGGCTCAGCGGCAGCGCAATGTTCTGGCCGGACAGTTGCGCGGAGAACGTCACCTGGTCGGCATCGGTCAGCGCCTCTTTGGCGGCCTTGGCAGCCAGGCGCAATACCGCCTTGTCCTGCGCACTCTGCACCGCGCCGCCGGTTTTCTCCAGCACCCACTGGCCCAGTGCGGCGTCATAGTCGTCACCGCCCAGCGCCGAGTCACCGCCGGTGGCGATGACTTCGAACACGCCGCGCGTCAGGCGCAGCACGGAAATATCAAAGGTGCCGCCGCCCAGGTCATAGACGGCATAGATGCCTTCGGAGGCATTGTCCAGGCCATAGGCAATCGCCGCTGCCGTGGGCTCGTTGATCAGGCGCAGCAGCTTGATGCCGGCCAGCTGGGTCGCATCCTTGGTGGCCTGGCGCTGCGCGTCGTCAAAGTAGGCTGGCACGGTGATCACGGCGCCGTACAGGTCATTGTCAAAGGTGTCTTCGGCGCGGTAGCGCAAGGTGGCCAGAATCTCGGCGCTGATCTCCACCGGGGTCTTGAGGCCGGCCACCGTCTCGATGGCCACCATGCCGCTATCGTCGGGCTGCACAAGCGCATAGGCCAGTTGCTCGGGCGCATGGATATCGGCCAGGTTGCGGCCCATCAGGCGCTTGGCCGAGGCAATGGTGTTGGCGGCATCGACGCCGGGATGAGCAAGCGCCGCATAGCCGATATCGCGCTTGCCATTGGCCCGGTAATGCACCACCGATGGCAGCAGCACCCGGCCTTCGTCATCCGGCAGGCATTCGGCCACGCCGTTGCGCACGGCAGCGACCAGCGAGTGCGTGGTGCCCAGATCAATGCCCACCGCAATACGGCGCTGGTGCGGATCAGGAGATTGGCCAGGTTCTGAAATTTGGAGCAATGCCATGGATGCGATCTATCTTGTGTTCTCTTGCCTGCGACCCGCACGGGGCGCGGGGGAAGCGGTCTCAACGGAGGGTTCGCCAAAGCATGCTGTGCGGCCTCATGGGCCGCCCTGCTTTGGTCACCAGCCTATTGTCCCAGTTGCTCGCGACGGCGGTCGATGTCGCCACTAAATCGCGCAACAAACATGAGGGCTCTCACCTGCTGGGCCGCCTGCGCGTAGTCGCGCTCCACATCCAACAGCTGCTGGCAGCGCTGCAGCATTGCACGGCGCGCGCTGGCGACCTGGTCATCGAGCGCATCGACATCGGCCTGGCTCTGCGCCTCTTCCAACGCCTCGCGCCACTCCATCTGCTCCATCAGAAAAGCGGTGGGCATGGCGGTGTTGTCTTCGGCGCGGATGGGCGCGTCATGCATCTCGCACAGGTAGGCGGCGCGCTTGAGCGGGTCCTTCAAGCGCTGGTAGGCCTCATTGATGCGCACCGACCACTGCATGGCCACGCGCTGAGCAGCAGCGCCTTGCGATGCAAAGCGGTCCGGGTGGGCTTGCTTTTGCAAGGCCTTCCAGCGCTCGGCCAATTGCTGGGCATCTTGCGCAAACTGCACCGGCACGGCGAACAGTTCAAAATCGTTGGATTGCAGATTCATCATGAAAAAACCGCCTGGCAAAAGCACAGGCGGTTTGCAGTTTTGGCATCAGCGATGCCGACAAACAAGGCCAGGCCTGTCAGTGACGACAAACCGGGCGCCTGAACCTGAGGCCTCAGATTCTGAAGCTCTCGCCACAACCGCAGCGATCACGCTCGTTGGGGTTGTGGAACTTGAAGCCCTCGTTGAGGCCCTCGCGCACAAAGTCCAGCTCGGTGCCGTCGATGTAGGCCATGCTTTTGGGATCGACCAGCACCTTGACGCCATGGTCTTCGAACACCACGTCCTCGGGCGCTGCCTCGTCCACGTACTCCAGCTTGTAGGCCAGACCCGAGCAGCCGGTGGTCTTCACGCCCAGGCGCACACCCACCCCATGGCCGCGACGCGACAGGTAGCGGTTGATGTGGCGCGCAGCCGACTCAGAAAGCGTGACAGCCATGGCGTTTTAAGCCTCCGCCTTGGCAGTGTGCTTGGCCTTGTAGTCGTTGACCGCCGCCTTGATCGCGTCTTCAGCCAGGATCGAGCAGTGGATCTTCACCGGTGGCAGGGCCAGCTCTTCGGCGATCTGCGCGTTCTTGAGCGCAGCGGCTTCGTCGAGCGTCTTGCCCTTGACCCATTCAGTCACCAGCGACGACGAGGCGATTGCCGAGCCGCAGCCATAGGTCTTGAAGCGTGCGTCTTCGATCACGCCGGTGTCCGCATTGACCTTGATCTGCAGCTTCATCACGTCGCCGCAGGCAGGAGCGCCGACCATGCCGGTGCCCACCGATTCATCACCCTTGTCAAAAGAGCCCACGTTGCGGGGGTTCTCGTAATGATCAATCACTTTGTCAGAATATGCCATCTTGGTACCTCTTTACAGTTAGCGGCTGCGCCGGATTAGTGGGCAGCCCACTGGATGGTGCTCAGATCCACACCGTCTTTGTACATTTCCCACAGCGGGCTCAACTCGCGCAGCTTGGTCACGTTCTCACGGATCGATGCCACGGCGTAGTCAATGTCTTCATTCGTCGTGAAGCGGCCAAACGTCATGCGCAGGCTGCTGTGGGCCAGCTCATCGCTGCGGCCCAGCGCGCGCAGCACATAGCTGGGCTCCAGACTGGCCGAGGTGCAGGCCGAACCCGAGGACACGGCCAGACCCTTGATGCCCATGATCAGCGATTCGCCTTCGACGAAGTTGAAGCTGATGTTCAGGTTGTGCGGCACGCGGTGGTTCAGATCACCGTTGATAAACACCTGCTCGATGTCCATCAGGCCGTCCAACATGCGCTGCTGCAGCGCCTTAGCGTGGGCGTAGTCCTTGGCCATGTCTTCCTTGGCGATGCGGAAAGCCTCGCCCATACCGACGATCTGGTGCGTAGCCAAGGTGCCCGAGCGCATGCCGCGTTCATGGCCACCGCCGTGCATTTGCGCCTCGATGCGCACACGGGGTTTGCGGCGCACATACAGCGCGCCAATGCCCTTGGGACCGTAGGTCTTGTGCGAGGCCAGGCTCATCAGGTCGACCTTCAGCGCGGTCACATCGATCTCGACCTTGCCGGTGGCCTGGGCAGCGTCCACGTGGAAAATGATGCCCTTTTCGCGGCAGATGTTCCCAATGGTGTCGATGTCCTGGATCACGCCGGTTTCGTTGTTCACGAACATGACGCTGACCACGATGGTGTCGGGGCGAATCGCGGCCTTGAAGACATCCAGATCCAGCAGACCGTCTTCCTTCACATCCAGGTAGGTGACCTCAAAGCCTTCACGCTCGAGCGCACGCATCGTGTCCAGCACGGCCTTGTGCTCGGTCTTGACGGTGATCAGGTGCTTGCCCTTGCCCTTGTAGAACTGCGCAGCACCCTTGAGCGCCAAGTTGTCCGACTCGGTCGCGCCACTGGTCCAGACGATTTCACGCGGATCGGCATTGATCAGCGCGGCGACCTGCGCACGGGCCTTTTCAACCGCCTCTTCCGCCGTCCAGCCCCAAGCATGGCTGCGCGACGCAGGGTTGCCGTAGTTCTCGGACAACCAGGGAATCATCGCTTCAACCACGCGGGGGTCCACTGGCGTAGTGGCGCCGTAATCAAGGTAAATGGGGAAATGTGGGGTCGTGTCCATATCTGGCTCTACTGGCGCGTGCTGGTGGGCACCCGCAAAAACTCAAAACGCAATCATCGAATGAACTTGCCGCACCCCGTTCAGGGCGTAACAAGACCTCCCGGCGCCCTGGAAGACACCGGGGGATGCGGCGACCAGCGCCGCATCAAGAATCAGGATTTGGCAAATACATTGCCCAGTGCAAACACCGAGTTCGGTGCGGTGACACGGATGGGCTTGACAACCGGCGTGGTCGAGATAGCGCGGCGCACGATGGGCTTGTCTTCGATCTGGATGCCCTTGGCCAGTTGGTCATCGACCAGCTTTTGCAAGGTGACCGAATCGAGAAACTCCACCATGCGCTGGTTCAGCGATGCCCACAGCTCGTGCGTCATGCAGCGACCGGCCTCACCCATGCAGTTTTCCTTGCCACCACACTGCGTGGCGTCAATAGGTTCATCTACCGACACAATGATGTCGGCAACTGTGATCTCAGCGGCCTTGCGGGCCAACGTGTAGCCGCCACCAGGGCCACGGGTGGACTCCACCAGTTCGTGGCGGCGCAGCTTGCCAAACAGCTGCTCCAGATACGACAGCGAGATCTGCTGACGCTGGCTGATCGCAGCCAAAGTTACCGGGCCATTGTTCTGGCGCAAAGCCAGATCAATCATTGCAGTCACTGCAAATCGGCCTTTGGTGGTGAGACGCATAATCGTTCCTTAGAGGTCAGGCTTGATAACCATAGACGCCCAATGCAAGCAAGCCACCCGCAATGACATCGTCGTAGCCTGTCGCTCCACCCTGCATGCAGGGTAGGTCCCATTCATCGATAGGCTTTTTTCTTGTTGTTGAGTAATTTGTGTCAGTATAGCACAATGCCCCCTGAATTCGCTCGGGTAAGCAAAGATTACTTACAGAAACTGACATCACTAGAGGCTGCGGGTATTCCCTGCCTCTGGAGAGGCACCAAAAGCCCTTTGTTTCAATATGGTTAATTGGTCGCGGGCCTGGGCTGCGGCCTCGAATTCGAGGTTGCGCGCTGCCTCCAGCATCTGCTTTTCCAGGCGCTTGATTTCCTTGGCAATCTCTTTCTCGGACATGTCCTCGACCTGGGCGCGGCTCATCGCCACCTGCTGGGCGCGGTCCATGTCGTCACTGGCCTTGGTGCTGTAGACGCCATCGATCAAATCACGCACTTGCTTGACAATGCTGCGCGGCACGATGCCATGCTCCGCATTGAAGGCCATCTGCTTCTCGCGGCGGCGGCTGGTCTCGTCCATCGCCTTGCGCATCGAGTCGGTAATGCGGTCGGCATAGAGGATGGCCTTGCCGTTCATGTTGCGCGCCGCACGGCCAATCGTCTGGATCAGGCTGCGCTCGGCGCGCAGAAAGCCTTCCTTGTCCGCATCCAGAATCGCCACCAGCGAGACCTCGGGGATATCCAGGCCTTCGCGCAGCAGGTTGATCCCCACCAGCACATCAAAAGTGCCCAGGCGCAGGTCGCGGATGATCTCGACGCGCTCCACCGTCTCCACATCGGAGTGCAGGTAGCGTACCTTCACGCCGTTGTCGGTCAGGTACTCGGTCAGTTGCTCGGCCATGCGCTTGGTCAGGGTGGTGATCAGCACCCGCTCATGGACCTTCACCCGTGCATGGATTTCCTGCAGCACATCGTCCACTTGGTGGGTGGCGGGCCGCACTTCCACTTCGGGGTCGACCAGGCCGGTGGGCCGCACCACCTGCTCGACGATCTTGCCCGCATGGGTTTTCTCGTATTCAGCCGGCGTGGCCGAGACAAACACCACCTGGCGCATGCGCTGCTCGAACTCACCAAACTTGAGCGGGCGGTTGTCCAGCGCGCTGGGCAGGCGAAAGCCATACTCCACCAAGGTGGTCTTGCGCGCCTTGTCACCGTTGTACATGGCGTTGAGCTGGCCGATCATCTGGTGGCTCTCATCGAGAAACATCAGCGCGTCCTTGGGCATGTAGTCGGTCATCGTCGGCGGCGGGTCGCCCGGCGCCGCGCCCGAGAGGTGGCGGCTGTAGTTCTCAATGCCCTTGCAGTGCCCCACCTCGGTCAGCATCTCCAGGTCAAACCGGGTGCGCTGCTCCAGGCGTTGGGCTTCGACCAGCTTGCCCTCACCCACCAGCTGCTTGAGGCGCAGCGCCAGCTCTTCCTTGATGGTCTCGACGGCCACCAGCACCTGGTCGCGCGGCGTCACATAGTGGCTGCTGGGGTAGATGGTGAAACGCGGCACCTTCTGGCGCACGCGGCCGGTGAGCGGGTCAAACAGCTGCAGGCTTTCGACCTCGTCGTCAAACAGCTCGATGCGCACCGCCATCTCGCTGTGCTCGGACGGAAACACATCGATGGTGTCGCCCCGCACGCGGAAGGTACCGCGCGAGAAATCCGCATCATTGCGCTTGTACTGCATGCGCACCAGCTGGCCAATCGCATCGCGCTGGCTCAGCTCGTCGCCCACGCGCAGGATGAAGCGCATCTTGGTATAAGACTCGGGCGAGCCGATACCGTAGATGGCCGAGACGGTGGCCACCACGATGGTGTCGCGGCGCTCGAGCACACTCTTGGTGGCCGACAGCCGCATCTGCTCGATGTGCTCGTTGATTGCGCTATCCTTTTCGATGAACAGGTCGCGCTGGGGCACATAGGCCTCGGGCTGGTAGTAGTCGTAGTAGCTGAC encodes the following:
- a CDS encoding TolC family outer membrane protein — protein: MHQAPALPRLRTTCAAAAALLLGLAQLPAQAQSLMQMVEQASGYDAQWQSARANLDAAISRGEQARAGLLPQVGLQAQSQYSHTAINNPELRLNGPDHQIGITASQPLYRPANRIALEQGKLGGDIARLQLDAASQDLLVRVAQAYFDVLAAQDSMVFVQAQKAAVKEQLAAAKRNFDVGTATITDSREAEARYDLVRAQEIAAENDLTVKRLALDNAVGTPGNQPWPLKQPVLLPATTPDNVLMWVDQAQSEQPQIRIAQLATTNARLDTKKAETGHLPTIDLQATVGRQLYPKGSITMPTHGYNANQATVGVVLNVPLFAGFSVQNRVKETLALESKAEADLDNARRTVAQNVRSAFFGLQSNASQVKALEAAEASSQLALDANLTGYQVGVRINIDVLNAQSQLYQTKRDLALARYNTLLGQLKLKQAAGTLALNDIEVLDRSMLTSTAPAAAIPAALPATQPAR
- the iscA gene encoding iron-sulfur cluster assembly protein IscA → MAVTLSESAARHINRYLSRRGHGVGVRLGVKTTGCSGLAYKLEYVDEAAPEDVVFEDHGVKVLVDPKSMAYIDGTELDFVREGLNEGFKFHNPNERDRCGCGESFRI
- the hscA gene encoding Fe-S protein assembly chaperone HscA: MALLQISEPGQSPDPHQRRIAVGIDLGTTHSLVAAVRNGVAECLPDDEGRVLLPSVVHYRANGKRDIGYAALAHPGVDAANTIASAKRLMGRNLADIHAPEQLAYALVQPDDSGMVAIETVAGLKTPVEISAEILATLRYRAEDTFDNDLYGAVITVPAYFDDAQRQATKDATQLAGIKLLRLINEPTAAAIAYGLDNASEGIYAVYDLGGGTFDISVLRLTRGVFEVIATGGDSALGGDDYDAALGQWVLEKTGGAVQSAQDKAVLRLAAKAAKEALTDADQVTFSAQLSGQNIALPLSRADFDAATQALTARTLTAVRRALADAQLAKDEVQGVVMVGGSTRMPQVQTAVGNFFGKPPLTNLNPDEVVALGAAIQANQLAGNDNNGDLLLLDVIPLSLGIETMGGLVERIVSRNETIPTARGQDFTTYKDGQTALAIHVVQGERDLVADCRSLARFELRGIPPMAAGAARIRVSFTIDADGLLSVGAQELVSGVEAHIDVKPSYGLSDDQIANMLRDSFSTAQADMQARALVEARVDGDRLLIATQSALDADGDLLAEAERSQVDALMDQLRRALSSSESAAEIEASTDALAKGTEAFAAERMNRGIRQALAGKNVQSI
- a CDS encoding IscS subfamily cysteine desulfurase → MDTTPHFPIYLDYGATTPVDPRVVEAMIPWLSENYGNPASRSHAWGWTAEEAVEKARAQVAALINADPREIVWTSGATESDNLALKGAAQFYKGKGKHLITVKTEHKAVLDTMRALEREGFEVTYLDVKEDGLLDLDVFKAAIRPDTIVVSVMFVNNETGVIQDIDTIGNICREKGIIFHVDAAQATGKVEIDVTALKVDLMSLASHKTYGPKGIGALYVRRKPRVRIEAQMHGGGHERGMRSGTLATHQIVGMGEAFRIAKEDMAKDYAHAKALQQRMLDGLMDIEQVFINGDLNHRVPHNLNISFNFVEGESLIMGIKGLAVSSGSACTSASLEPSYVLRALGRSDELAHSSLRMTFGRFTTNEDIDYAVASIRENVTKLRELSPLWEMYKDGVDLSTIQWAAH
- the dnaQ gene encoding DNA polymerase III subunit epsilon; amino-acid sequence: MSRQIVLDTETTGLSVVDGDRVIELGCVELLNRKLTGNNLHLYFNADRESHEDALRVHGITSEFLADKPRFHEKAEEIRAYLEGAELIIHNAPFDMGFLNKEFERVGMPPLVSMVSGVLDSLLMARDMFPGKRNSLDALCDRLEVDNSGRDLHGALLDVELLADVYINMTRGQEQLLSSESMASNNKSNAAMVVKKVDFAQFDLPVILPSEAELAAHDEVLTQLDKSSGGKTIWRKLA
- the iscR gene encoding Fe-S cluster assembly transcriptional regulator IscR encodes the protein MRLTTKGRFAVTAMIDLALRQNNGPVTLAAISQRQQISLSYLEQLFGKLRRHELVESTRGPGGGYTLARKAAEITVADIIVSVDEPIDATQCGGKENCMGEAGRCMTHELWASLNQRMVEFLDSVTLQKLVDDQLAKGIQIEDKPIVRRAISTTPVVKPIRVTAPNSVFALGNVFAKS
- the iscU gene encoding Fe-S cluster assembly scaffold IscU, with product MAYSDKVIDHYENPRNVGSFDKGDESVGTGMVGAPACGDVMKLQIKVNADTGVIEDARFKTYGCGSAIASSSLVTEWVKGKTLDEAAALKNAQIAEELALPPVKIHCSILAEDAIKAAVNDYKAKHTAKAEA
- the hscB gene encoding Fe-S protein assembly co-chaperone HscB — its product is MNLQSNDFELFAVPVQFAQDAQQLAERWKALQKQAHPDRFASQGAAAQRVAMQWSVRINEAYQRLKDPLKRAAYLCEMHDAPIRAEDNTAMPTAFLMEQMEWREALEEAQSQADVDALDDQVASARRAMLQRCQQLLDVERDYAQAAQQVRALMFVARFSGDIDRRREQLGQ
- the uvrB gene encoding excinuclease ABC subunit UvrB yields the protein MHEVTPEAPREGEFIQYPGSPFTLFQPYPPAGDQPAAIDALVEGIDDGEAFQTLLGVTGSGKTFTMANVIARTGRPAIVFAPNKTLAAQLYSEFREFFPKNAVEYFVSYYDYYQPEAYVPQRDLFIEKDSAINEHIEQMRLSATKSVLERRDTIVVATVSAIYGIGSPESYTKMRFILRVGDELSQRDAIGQLVRMQYKRNDADFSRGTFRVRGDTIDVFPSEHSEMAVRIELFDDEVESLQLFDPLTGRVRQKVPRFTIYPSSHYVTPRDQVLVAVETIKEELALRLKQLVGEGKLVEAQRLEQRTRFDLEMLTEVGHCKGIENYSRHLSGAAPGDPPPTMTDYMPKDALMFLDESHQMIGQLNAMYNGDKARKTTLVEYGFRLPSALDNRPLKFGEFEQRMRQVVFVSATPAEYEKTHAGKIVEQVVRPTGLVDPEVEVRPATHQVDDVLQEIHARVKVHERVLITTLTKRMAEQLTEYLTDNGVKVRYLHSDVETVERVEIIRDLRLGTFDVLVGINLLREGLDIPEVSLVAILDADKEGFLRAERSLIQTIGRAARNMNGKAILYADRITDSMRKAMDETSRRREKQMAFNAEHGIVPRSIVKQVRDLIDGVYSTKASDDMDRAQQVAMSRAQVEDMSEKEIAKEIKRLEKQMLEAARNLEFEAAAQARDQLTILKQRAFGASPEAGNTRSL
- the fdx gene encoding ISC system 2Fe-2S type ferredoxin, producing the protein MPIIKILPHAEYCPQGAEIKAPTGTSICEALLDNGINIEHACDMSRACTTCHVIVRQGFDSMDPSEEEEDDLLDRAWGLEPQSRLSCQAILAREDVTVEIPKYSINHAKENH